A genome region from Akkermansiaceae bacterium includes the following:
- the menA gene encoding 1,4-dihydroxy-2-naphthoate octaprenyltransferase, translating into MYPGTLFKAVLSGARPKTLAAGVVPVWVGGVLAWKLSGSIDWWLLACTLLGALCIQIATNFFNDAVDGKKGADGERRTGPKRLTGTGEMAFGQVMALGAVFLAGAVAFGTPLVMARGWPMLAIGIPSLFLAYGYTGGPFPLAYRGLGEVFVILFFGFVAVMGTVFIQTGGWPREAALLGAQIGLLSAVLISVNNFRDREGDALVGKRTLAVRFGGKAAAAVIWLEIKLAAFLGFVWMMWDLPMFLVASVPVFAIGMRIIWGVLTLPADARMNRLLALGALELVLFAAVFHAVAVFF; encoded by the coding sequence ATGTATCCAGGAACACTTTTCAAAGCCGTGCTCTCCGGCGCGAGACCGAAAACCCTCGCGGCGGGCGTCGTCCCGGTATGGGTCGGCGGCGTGCTTGCCTGGAAGCTTTCCGGCAGCATCGACTGGTGGCTGCTGGCCTGCACCCTGCTCGGCGCACTGTGCATCCAGATCGCGACGAATTTCTTCAACGACGCGGTGGACGGGAAAAAGGGCGCCGACGGCGAGCGCCGCACCGGGCCGAAGCGGCTGACGGGGACCGGCGAGATGGCTTTCGGGCAGGTGATGGCGTTGGGCGCGGTGTTCCTCGCGGGCGCGGTGGCATTCGGGACTCCGCTGGTGATGGCTCGGGGCTGGCCTATGCTGGCGATCGGCATCCCATCCCTGTTCCTCGCCTACGGCTACACCGGCGGGCCGTTTCCGCTGGCTTACAGGGGGCTGGGGGAGGTTTTCGTGATCCTGTTCTTCGGCTTCGTTGCGGTGATGGGCACAGTTTTCATCCAGACTGGCGGATGGCCGCGCGAGGCGGCCCTGCTCGGCGCACAGATCGGCCTGCTCTCCGCGGTGCTGATCTCGGTGAACAATTTCCGCGACCGCGAGGGCGACGCGCTGGTGGGGAAACGGACGCTGGCGGTAAGGTTCGGCGGGAAAGCGGCGGCGGCGGTGATCTGGCTGGAGATCAAGCTGGCGGCGTTTCTTGGGTTTGTCTGGATGATGTGGGATCTGCCCATGTTCCTGGTCGCCAGCGTGCCGGTGTTCGCGATCGGCATGCGGATCATCTGGGGCGTGCTGACCCTGCCCGCCGATGCCCGGATGAACCGGCTCCTCGCGCTCGGCGCTTTGGAATTGGTGCTCTTTGCCGCCGTCTTCCATGCGGTGGCGGTGTTTTTCTGA